In one Methanosarcinales archaeon genomic region, the following are encoded:
- a CDS encoding 30S ribosomal protein S7: protein MYKLFDKWDTTEIEVKDLSVERYINLKPVLLPYSGGKHARQQFNKSNQHIVERLINRMMQSEHNTGKKMTTYKIVKNSLEVINRKTKENPIQVLVNAIINAGPREETVRLKYGGIAVPKAVDTAPQRRVDTALQLIAEGAFKSSFKSRRPIEEALANEIIAAANYDVKSYSINKKEGKERVAKAAR from the coding sequence ATGTACAAATTATTTGATAAATGGGATACCACAGAAATCGAGGTCAAAGATCTCAGTGTTGAGAGATACATCAACCTCAAACCGGTATTACTGCCATATTCTGGTGGAAAGCATGCCAGACAGCAGTTCAATAAATCGAACCAGCATATTGTGGAGAGGCTGATCAACAGAATGATGCAGAGCGAACACAATACTGGCAAGAAGATGACCACTTATAAGATCGTAAAAAACTCTTTGGAGGTCATAAACAGGAAAACCAAAGAGAACCCGATACAGGTGCTGGTCAATGCTATTATCAATGCAGGACCCAGGGAAGAGACCGTGAGGTTGAAATACGGAGGTATTGCAGTTCCTAAAGCCGTGGATACCGCTCCCCAGCGCAGGGTAGATACCGCGCTTCAGCTGATCGCTGAAGGTGCATTCAAATCTTCTTTTAAATCCAGGCGTCCTATCGAAGAGGCCCTGGCAAATGAGATCATTGCAGCTGCAAATTACGACGTAAAGTCTTATTCTATCAACAAGAAGGAAGGAAAGGAACGGGTAGCTAAGGCAGCAAGGTAA
- a CDS encoding DNA-directed RNA polymerase subunit A', with protein MIMISVVPKRIKEITFGLISPKEYRKMSVTRVITADTYDDDGFPIEMGLMDPKMGVIDPGLRCKTCGGRAGECPGHFGHVELIAPVIHVGFAKLLRKILRATCKDCSALLLESKDKKKYLEQIRTLRKMGQNIDDVTNEAFKEARKAKTCMYCNTSQLEIKVEKPSTYVENGHKLMPSDIRARLEKISDDDIEVMGMDPKSARPEWTILTVLPVPPVTMRPSITLESGQRSEDDLTHKLVDIIRINQRFQENREAGAPQLIIEDLWELLQYHVTTFMDNAVSGVPPARHRSGRPLKTLSQRLKGKEGRFRGSLSGKRVNFSARTVISPDPNLSVSEVGVPLTIAKELSIPINVTHRNIEEVREYIRRGPDNHPGANYVLRGDKRRIKVTDLNCEELAETLELGWKVDRQLKNGDIVLFNRQPSLHRMSIMAHEVKVLPHKTFRLNPAVCPPYNADFDGDEMNMHVLQNEEARAEAKMLIHVQENILSPRFGGPIIGGIHDHISGLYLLTKGNNKLNKNDALELLRKSQISHLSEPAGEENGSPYWTGKQIFSHILPEGLDLIYKAQICDNCDTCKKEECDRDAYVVIKNGELFSGTMDEKAIGAFKGVILDRIVKDQGSKAAVQFINDATRLAIRSIMHYGFSFGNDDEDIPQEAQVQIAELLKEAESRVMKMIVAFNEGNLEPLPGRTVAETLELKIMQELGKARDTTGNIAGKYLGLDNAAVVMAVSGARGSMLNLTQMAGCVGQQAVRGERIRRGYAGRTLSNFHTGDLGAGAHGFVKNSYKSGLTPTEYFFHAIGGREGLVDTAVRTSQSGYLQRRLVNAMQDLEVQYDGTVRDTRGMVVQFLYGEDGVDAMKSEYSKPQTIRRIIENVTGKEVE; from the coding sequence ATGATAATGATATCGGTAGTTCCAAAAAGAATTAAGGAAATAACATTCGGGCTTATCTCGCCTAAAGAGTACAGAAAGATGAGTGTCACCAGGGTCATCACGGCAGATACCTATGATGACGACGGGTTCCCTATAGAGATGGGTTTAATGGATCCGAAAATGGGTGTCATTGACCCCGGTCTTAGATGCAAGACCTGCGGCGGCAGGGCAGGGGAATGTCCTGGGCATTTCGGGCATGTGGAATTAATCGCACCTGTCATCCATGTGGGTTTTGCAAAATTATTACGAAAGATCTTAAGGGCCACCTGCAAGGATTGCAGTGCACTGCTCCTTGAATCCAAAGATAAGAAAAAATATCTTGAGCAGATCAGGACCCTGAGAAAGATGGGGCAGAACATAGATGATGTCACCAATGAAGCTTTTAAAGAAGCGAGAAAGGCCAAGACATGTATGTACTGCAATACTTCCCAGCTTGAAATTAAAGTGGAGAAACCCTCTACATACGTAGAAAACGGCCACAAACTCATGCCTTCAGACATCAGGGCCAGGCTGGAAAAGATATCTGACGACGATATCGAAGTCATGGGAATGGATCCCAAGAGCGCCAGACCAGAATGGACCATACTGACAGTATTACCAGTACCTCCGGTCACCATGCGTCCCAGCATTACCCTGGAAAGCGGGCAGAGAAGTGAGGATGATCTTACCCATAAACTGGTAGATATTATCAGGATCAACCAGCGGTTTCAGGAGAACCGCGAAGCTGGCGCACCACAACTTATTATCGAAGATCTTTGGGAACTTCTGCAGTATCATGTGACCACGTTCATGGATAACGCAGTGTCTGGCGTACCTCCGGCAAGACACCGATCAGGCAGGCCATTAAAAACCCTGTCCCAGCGACTGAAAGGGAAAGAAGGCCGATTCAGGGGTAGTCTGTCTGGTAAGAGGGTTAATTTCAGTGCAAGGACCGTAATCTCACCAGATCCCAACCTCAGCGTTAGTGAGGTGGGTGTACCCCTCACGATTGCTAAAGAATTATCCATTCCTATTAATGTCACCCACCGCAACATAGAGGAAGTTCGAGAATATATCAGACGGGGTCCTGATAACCATCCCGGTGCGAACTATGTGCTTCGCGGAGATAAACGCAGGATCAAGGTTACGGATCTAAATTGCGAAGAACTGGCAGAGACCCTGGAATTGGGCTGGAAGGTTGATAGGCAGTTGAAAAACGGTGACATAGTGCTCTTCAACAGGCAGCCGTCACTGCACAGAATGAGTATCATGGCCCATGAGGTCAAGGTACTGCCCCATAAAACGTTCAGATTAAACCCAGCTGTATGTCCGCCATATAATGCTGATTTTGACGGGGATGAGATGAACATGCATGTGCTGCAGAATGAAGAGGCCAGGGCAGAAGCAAAAATGCTCATCCATGTCCAGGAAAATATCCTCTCACCAAGGTTCGGAGGTCCCATCATAGGTGGGATACATGACCACATATCGGGTCTGTATCTATTGACCAAAGGCAACAACAAATTGAATAAGAATGATGCATTGGAATTACTCAGAAAATCTCAGATATCCCACTTATCTGAACCGGCAGGGGAGGAGAATGGCAGCCCTTATTGGACTGGAAAACAGATTTTCAGCCATATACTGCCAGAAGGATTGGATCTTATCTACAAAGCACAAATATGCGATAATTGTGACACATGCAAAAAAGAAGAATGTGACAGGGATGCGTATGTAGTGATAAAAAACGGCGAGCTTTTTTCCGGGACTATGGATGAGAAAGCCATAGGAGCTTTCAAGGGGGTGATCCTTGACAGGATCGTTAAGGACCAGGGCAGTAAAGCAGCTGTCCAGTTCATCAATGATGCAACCCGGCTTGCTATTAGAAGTATCATGCATTATGGATTCAGTTTTGGCAATGATGACGAAGATATTCCACAGGAGGCTCAGGTCCAGATAGCAGAACTGCTGAAAGAAGCTGAAAGCAGGGTTATGAAAATGATAGTAGCATTTAATGAAGGCAATCTGGAACCTCTGCCTGGCAGGACAGTGGCTGAGACCCTGGAACTGAAGATCATGCAGGAGTTGGGTAAAGCCAGGGATACTACCGGCAATATTGCAGGAAAATATCTTGGATTGGACAATGCTGCGGTGGTCATGGCAGTATCAGGAGCCAGAGGTTCCATGTTGAATTTGACCCAGATGGCAGGCTGCGTAGGACAGCAGGCTGTTAGGGGCGAGCGAATCAGACGAGGCTACGCTGGCAGGACACTTTCAAATTTTCATACGGGAGACCTGGGAGCTGGTGCACACGGATTCGTAAAGAACAGTTATAAAAGTGGTCTAACTCCTACTGAATATTTCTTCCATGCGATTGGTGGGAGAGAAGGATTGGTAGATACTGCAGTCAGGACATCACAGAGTGGTTATCTACAGCGGAGATTGGTCAATGCAATGCAGGACCTTGAGGTACAGTACGATGGTACGGTACGGGATACAAGGGGGATGGTAGTCCAATTCCTATATGGAGAAGACGGCGTAGACGCCATGAAAAGCGAATACAGTAAACCACAGACCATTCGCAGGATAATTGAGAACGTTACCGGAAAGGAGGTGGAATGA
- a CDS encoding 30S ribosomal protein S12: MGKGKYAARKLKGDREKFRWSDRNYLRRALNLNVKADPLGGAPQGRAIVLEKVGVEAKQPNSAIRKCVRIQLIKNGRQVTAFCPGDGAINFIDEHDEVTVERIGGRMGGAKGDIPGVRFKVTAVNNMSLNEMVIGRKEKPVR; the protein is encoded by the coding sequence ATGGGAAAAGGAAAATATGCTGCACGCAAGCTCAAAGGTGACAGGGAAAAATTCAGATGGAGCGACAGGAATTATCTAAGGCGTGCCCTAAATCTTAACGTAAAAGCCGACCCCTTGGGAGGAGCTCCTCAAGGAAGAGCTATTGTGCTTGAAAAGGTGGGTGTTGAAGCAAAACAGCCAAATTCAGCTATCCGAAAATGTGTGAGGATCCAGTTGATCAAGAACGGAAGACAGGTAACAGCATTTTGTCCTGGGGACGGTGCGATCAATTTTATTGATGAACATGATGAGGTAACTGTAGAGCGTATTGGCGGAAGAATGGGCGGTGCCAAGGGAGATATCCCAGGTGTTAGATTCAAAGTTACCGCTGTGAACAACATGAGCTTGAATGAAATGGTGATCGGACGTAAGGAAAAACCTGTGAGGTAA
- a CDS encoding NusA-like transcription termination signal-binding factor: MSEVKLNTDGIRYIALFESITGATAKDCLVDEENNRVIFVAKTGDMGLAIGKNGEHINKVTKSIGRHVEVVEYNDNPEEFIKNLMQPVNLTSVKIGYRGDRRIAYVEVKAKEKGLAIGRNGKNIEKAKILAKRHHDIDDVTIQ; this comes from the coding sequence TTGAGCGAAGTTAAACTCAATACCGATGGAATCCGGTATATAGCGTTATTTGAGAGTATTACAGGAGCCACGGCCAAAGATTGTCTTGTGGATGAGGAGAATAACAGGGTGATTTTTGTAGCCAAAACCGGTGATATGGGACTTGCCATCGGTAAGAATGGAGAACATATCAACAAGGTAACTAAAAGCATTGGCCGTCATGTTGAAGTAGTTGAATATAATGATAACCCGGAAGAATTTATTAAGAATCTTATGCAGCCTGTAAATCTAACGAGCGTGAAGATCGGTTACAGGGGCGATAGACGAATTGCTTATGTAGAAGTAAAAGCTAAAGAGAAGGGTCTTGCTATAGGACGAAATGGAAAAAATATAGAGAAAGCAAAGATTCTCGCTAAGCGACATCATGATATAGATGATGTTACAATTCAGTAA
- the rpoA2 gene encoding DNA-directed RNA polymerase subunit A'' gives MAVSLNTIDEMTRNLHLPKNLMDSLRDDLSKIKVTKKELEDIIEKTLESYNYARIEPCEAAGVVSAQSIGEPGTQMTMRTFHYAGVAEINVTLGLPRLIEIVDARKNPSTPMMTIYLTEEYAKDREMARKLAWEIEATHTSHLGGISTDIGEMALIIELNKKVVSQRDLTPEQIGDILESELGVPVAIKGLTLTIRPANESYRELLQLGKNLESVVIKGLKSIKRVVIRKEDTIDEYVLYTEGSALNDVADLDGVDMTRSTTNNINEIYEVFGIEAARNSIIKEATDTLREQGLTVDIRHIMLVSDIMSVDGEVKPIGRHGISGEKASVLARAAFEVTVNHLLDAGVRGDVDELRGVTENVIVGQPIRLGTGNVKLMAAKRT, from the coding sequence ATGGCTGTTAGTCTAAATACCATAGACGAGATGACCAGGAATCTGCACCTTCCAAAGAATCTCATGGATTCTTTGAGGGATGATCTTTCAAAGATCAAGGTGACCAAAAAGGAACTGGAAGATATTATTGAAAAAACATTGGAAAGCTACAATTATGCGCGCATTGAGCCCTGTGAAGCAGCTGGTGTGGTTTCGGCCCAGAGTATAGGAGAACCCGGTACTCAGATGACCATGAGGACGTTCCACTATGCAGGTGTGGCTGAGATCAACGTCACGCTGGGTTTACCAAGACTGATTGAGATCGTGGATGCCAGGAAGAACCCTTCCACTCCCATGATGACCATCTACCTGACAGAAGAGTATGCAAAAGACAGGGAAATGGCCAGAAAACTTGCCTGGGAGATCGAGGCTACTCATACCAGTCATCTGGGAGGTATTTCCACAGATATAGGTGAGATGGCATTAATTATTGAACTAAATAAGAAAGTGGTCTCGCAAAGGGATCTCACACCTGAACAGATAGGAGATATTTTGGAATCCGAATTGGGTGTACCTGTTGCAATTAAAGGTCTTACTCTTACTATCAGGCCTGCAAATGAATCTTATAGAGAGCTTTTGCAGCTGGGAAAAAACCTGGAATCTGTAGTCATCAAAGGGTTGAAATCCATAAAACGAGTGGTGATCCGCAAGGAAGATACCATTGATGAATATGTATTATACACTGAAGGTTCTGCCCTGAATGATGTGGCGGATCTTGATGGTGTGGACATGACGCGGTCCACTACCAATAATATCAATGAGATATATGAGGTTTTTGGCATCGAAGCTGCCCGCAACAGTATTATAAAGGAAGCTACCGACACGCTCAGGGAGCAGGGTCTGACAGTGGATATCAGGCATATCATGCTTGTGTCAGATATCATGAGCGTGGACGGCGAAGTGAAACCCATCGGCAGGCACGGTATCTCAGGCGAAAAGGCCAGTGTACTGGCCCGGGCTGCTTTTGAGGTCACTGTGAACCATCTGCTGGATGCAGGTGTGAGGGGAGATGTTGATGAACTTCGAGGTGTCACTGAAAATGTTATCGTTGGTCAGCCCATCAGGCTGGGTACGGGTAATGTTAAACTTATGGCAGCAAAAAGGACTTAA
- a CDS encoding 50S ribosomal protein L30e, with amino-acid sequence MALDINKALRNAIKTGKIYMGSNQTLNAVDNAQAKAVVLATNCPKDVRDQLSGKVPIINFSGMGVDLGTVCGKPFAISALTIIEPGESEILSAIRE; translated from the coding sequence ATGGCATTAGATATTAATAAAGCACTACGAAATGCAATAAAGACAGGAAAAATATACATGGGCTCAAATCAAACATTGAACGCAGTTGATAATGCTCAGGCCAAAGCAGTTGTACTGGCAACTAACTGTCCAAAAGACGTTAGAGATCAACTATCTGGAAAAGTCCCTATAATCAACTTTTCAGGTATGGGAGTAGATCTGGGTACCGTATGCGGCAAACCGTTTGCAATATCAGCATTGACAATTATTGAGCCTGGAGAATCAGAGATTTTATCGGCAATAAGGGAATAA